Genomic segment of Polycladomyces abyssicola:
CCCATTCTTCCGTGATCGCCGCCGCCATTCATTTGGGGAAACTGCCGGATTCACGGATTCCCGGGGTGCACGAGATTATGGCACTACCCGATTTCGATCGATCCGACGACCGATATCTCGGGTCTCTTTTTTACAAAGGAAAGGACGAAAAAGGGTTTTGCGTATATACATTGGGCTTGGGTGGCCAGTCCGCGGCAGCGCTTCAAACGATCAAGTCGATGTTGGCGTTGGAGGGAGCCGATCCCGAGTCTTTTCACTTTGTTGGCGCGTTGCACTGTATCACGTTCATGACCAAAGTGGGAGGAGCTTTGTCTCGGCGTTATGGTCTTAGTTTCATCGGCCGCCCGATCGCAGCTTGGGGTATCACACGCAGTTACCCGACATTGGTCGCTTTGGTGAAACAGGTAAAACAGCAGTTACATGGGGCAGGAGAAGCCATGGATTTGTCAAGGGTGTGTCCGGTCATTCACAGATCCGAATAACGAGGGCGGACGGTTTCCCACAAGTGTATCCAGGATGGGAAAACATCCCCCAGGGTTGGAGAAAGCAGTTGAGGCCGGTTTCTGGTTGATTAATCGTGTTTTTACGGATAAGATAAGGTATGTCTGGCTGACAGGTTCGGATTTGTACGATCTGAGGAGAGGTAGCAGATGAGTTTGCCAGTAGTAGCCATTGTAGGTCGACCCAATGTGGGGAAATCGACCATTTTCAACCGAATAGCAGGGGAAAGAATCGCGATCGTGGAAGATAAACCAGGGATCACCCGGGATCGGATCTATTGCCGAGGTGAATGGAACGGGCGCTCCTTCCATCTGATTGACACTGGTGGATTGGAGTTTGGCGGCGATGACGAGATGTTGGAGCATATCCGACATCAGGCCGAGTTGGCGATCGAAGAGGCACACGTCATTCTGTTTCTCGTCGACGGTCAGGCAGGGATGACCGCGACCGACGAAGAAGTGGCGCGTCTGCTTCATCGTTCCAACAAACCGGTGGTCGTCGGGGTGAACAAGGTGGATCATCCCAGCCATCGGGAAGTAATTTATGATTTTTACCAAATGGGATTTGGAGATGTGTTTCCGATCTCTGCCTTGCATGGTACGGGGACGGGTGATTTGCTGGACCGCATCGTCGAGTTGTTCCCCGATCTGGAAGAGGAAGAATACGACGAGGATACGATTCGTGTCTGTTTGATCGGACGGCCCAACGTCGGCAAATCGTCGTTGGTGAATGCGATCTTGGGAGAAGAACGCGTGATTGTCAGTCCGGTGGCGGGTACAACCCGGGACGCGATCGACACGCCGTTTGAGCGGGACGGACAAAAGTATGTACTGATCGATACTGCAGGTATGCGTAAAAAAGGACGGGTGTACGAAACCACCGAGAAGTACAGCGTGCTCCGTGCGCTCAAAGCAATTGAACGTTCCGATGTCGTCTTGGTGGTGTTGGACGGGGAACGTGGAATTGCCGAGCAGGACAAGCGGATTGCCGGTTATGCGCATGAAGCCGGACGGGCATCCATTTTTGTGGTGAATAAGTGGGACGCGGTCGAAAAAGATGACAAGACGATGGACCGTTTTCGCCGGGAGATTCGGGACGAGTTCCACTTCATGGATTATGCGCCCAGCCTGTTCGTCTCGGCAAAAACGAAGCGGCGGGTGCATACAATTTTGCCGATGGTGAATGAGGTAGCCGAACAGCATGCGATGCGCGTGTCCACTTCTGTGCTGAACGAAGTGTTGACCGATGCCGTACTGACGACACCACCACCTTCGGACAAAGGGAAACGTCTGCGGATTTTGTATGGCACCCAGGTGTCCGTGAAACCGCCGACATTCGTGTTGTTTGTCAATGATCCCGAGCTGGCGCATTTCAGTTATCAACGGTATCTGGAAAATCGGCTGCGCGAAGCGTTCGGTTTCCACGGAACGCCCATACGGTTGTTGTTGCGTAAACGAAACGAATAGAACAAGAGGAAACACGTGGTTTGAGGGGAGACGATTATGATTGGCCTAGCAGTATTGTTGTCTTATCTCATCGGTTCCATCAGTTTCAGCTATGTAATCGTACGGTTGGCCAGGGGGATCGATATCCGGCAATATGGCAGCGGCAATGCGGGAGCCACCAATACATTGCGTGTAGTGGGAAAAGGGCCGGCTGCCTTGGTTTTTCTGTTGGACGGCGTCAAGGGAATGCTGGCAGTCGGTTTGGGGTACTGGTTGGACGGCTCCCCTGCTGCCATGATCTTGTGCGGCTTGGCGGCGATTGTGGGGCATAATTGGCCGATATTCCTGGGCTTTCGCGGAGGAAAGGGTATTGCCACCACTATCGGTGTGATGGCGGTTCTGACTTTTCAGGCAGCACTGATTGCCGGGATTTTCGCTATCGCCTCCATCATCTTGACGCGTTATGTTTCGCTTGGCTCGTTGATCTTCGTTGTCGGTTTGCCGATCATGATTGGCTGGATCGGCTATCCTTCACCGTATTTTTCGGTGAGTCTGGTGATCGCACTGCTGGCCGTCATCCGTCATTCCCGCAACATTCGCGCGTTGCTTGCTGGAACTGAACGCCGGTTGGAATCGAAGGATCGATGATAGGAATGATCGGATGGAGGGAAGTCCATGGGAAAGAAAACGGCCGCCGTGCTGGGAGCGGGCAGTTGGGGAACTGTCTTGGCGACGGTATTGGCGGACAATGGTTTTGAAGTGATCATGTGGGCACGACGGGAATCTACGGTGCAGGAAATCAATGAGCATCACCGCAATTCCCGATACATACCCGATGTCCATTTGCCCCGGTCCATTCGTGCCACGACATCAATAGAAGGAGCGATACGCGACCGGGAGATGGTGCTTTTCGTGGTTCCGTCGCAGTCGATGCGTGAAGTGGCGCGTGCGGCGGCACCCCATTTGCGGAAGGACGCCTTGATTATCCATGCGTCAAAAGGATTTGAACTGGATTCACTCAAACGGATGTCGGAAGTGTTGAAGGAAGAACTGCCAACCGGGCTTCGGGAGAAGATAGCGGTATTGTCAGGACCGAGCCATGCGGAAGAAGTGGCGAAAAAATCACCCACGACTGTTGTGGTTTCATCCGAGCGGCAACAAACGGCAGAGCTGGCTCAGTCCTACCTGATCAATCCGTATTTCCGCGTCTACACCAATCCCGATATGGTGGGAGTGGAAATCGGGGGATCACTCAAAAATATCATCGCATTGGGTGCGGGTTTATCTGACGGACTGGGCTTCGGAGACAATGCCAAAGCCGCCTTGGTCACACGCGGGTTGGCTGAGATTACCCGATTGGGCATGGCGATGGGGGCCCGTCCGATCACATTTGCCGGACTGGCTGGTGTGGGGGACCTGGTGGTCACGTGCACCAGTCGTCACAGCCGTAACTGGCGTGCGGGTCACATGCTCAGCCAGGGCATGAGCTTAGATGAGGTACTCGAACGTATGGGGATGGTGGTCGAGGGTGTGAAAACGACCCGGGCCGCTTACCGTTTGGCCCAGCAATATCAGGTGGAGATGCCCATCACCAACGAATTGCACGCAGTGCTGTTCGACCGGAAAGATCCTCGCCAAGCGGTCGAGGATTTGATGTGTCGCGGCAAGACAAATGAGATGGAGGAAATTGTACAGGGATGGTAGGATTGGGCGATTGGTTGGGTGCCAGGATTGTGGAGAACGTCATATCCTGAAAGTACAGCTCACCATTACCGATCCAAATCAGCTCTTAGAATTCGGGTTAGGGACCAGACTCAGTTGGCTGAAGCGGTAATGGGGTAAATGAAAGGGGTAACGCAACTAGCGTTACCCCTGTTTTTGCTGTCGCTCATCTTCGGGTCCGGGCAATTCGCTCACTTTGGCAAACGATCTCAGAAGGCTTTGCAATATCGGGGATTGCAGCAGATTCCACAGTTGACTCAAATCGAGATTGCCCGATAATCCCGGCGGAGAAAAAGGACCGGGATTATCGCGGTTGTCGTCTGAAAACGGCAGAGACGGTGGACGGTTTCGGAAGCCTCCGGGCGGACCAAAGGGAAAGAGAGGGCGGCGTGGCCCATTTCTGTTGCCCATATAGGTTTGAGCCAGTTCAAACATTCGAAACGCCGAATCCATGATGCGTTCGA
This window contains:
- a CDS encoding DUF3189 family protein, translating into MNIIYHCYGSAHSSVIAAAIHLGKLPDSRIPGVHEIMALPDFDRSDDRYLGSLFYKGKDEKGFCVYTLGLGGQSAAALQTIKSMLALEGADPESFHFVGALHCITFMTKVGGALSRRYGLSFIGRPIAAWGITRSYPTLVALVKQVKQQLHGAGEAMDLSRVCPVIHRSE
- the der gene encoding ribosome biogenesis GTPase Der, translated to MSLPVVAIVGRPNVGKSTIFNRIAGERIAIVEDKPGITRDRIYCRGEWNGRSFHLIDTGGLEFGGDDEMLEHIRHQAELAIEEAHVILFLVDGQAGMTATDEEVARLLHRSNKPVVVGVNKVDHPSHREVIYDFYQMGFGDVFPISALHGTGTGDLLDRIVELFPDLEEEEYDEDTIRVCLIGRPNVGKSSLVNAILGEERVIVSPVAGTTRDAIDTPFERDGQKYVLIDTAGMRKKGRVYETTEKYSVLRALKAIERSDVVLVVLDGERGIAEQDKRIAGYAHEAGRASIFVVNKWDAVEKDDKTMDRFRREIRDEFHFMDYAPSLFVSAKTKRRVHTILPMVNEVAEQHAMRVSTSVLNEVLTDAVLTTPPPSDKGKRLRILYGTQVSVKPPTFVLFVNDPELAHFSYQRYLENRLREAFGFHGTPIRLLLRKRNE
- the plsY gene encoding glycerol-3-phosphate 1-O-acyltransferase PlsY, with product MIGLAVLLSYLIGSISFSYVIVRLARGIDIRQYGSGNAGATNTLRVVGKGPAALVFLLDGVKGMLAVGLGYWLDGSPAAMILCGLAAIVGHNWPIFLGFRGGKGIATTIGVMAVLTFQAALIAGIFAIASIILTRYVSLGSLIFVVGLPIMIGWIGYPSPYFSVSLVIALLAVIRHSRNIRALLAGTERRLESKDR
- a CDS encoding NAD(P)H-dependent glycerol-3-phosphate dehydrogenase yields the protein MGKKTAAVLGAGSWGTVLATVLADNGFEVIMWARRESTVQEINEHHRNSRYIPDVHLPRSIRATTSIEGAIRDREMVLFVVPSQSMREVARAAAPHLRKDALIIHASKGFELDSLKRMSEVLKEELPTGLREKIAVLSGPSHAEEVAKKSPTTVVVSSERQQTAELAQSYLINPYFRVYTNPDMVGVEIGGSLKNIIALGAGLSDGLGFGDNAKAALVTRGLAEITRLGMAMGARPITFAGLAGVGDLVVTCTSRHSRNWRAGHMLSQGMSLDEVLERMGMVVEGVKTTRAAYRLAQQYQVEMPITNELHAVLFDRKDPRQAVEDLMCRGKTNEMEEIVQGW